One region of Psychrobacter sp. DAB_AL43B genomic DNA includes:
- a CDS encoding pyridoxamine 5'-phosphate oxidase family protein, with the protein MSKQEQMDKIQALVKEVKYTMMTTRTSDDHLHSCPMNTTETSIGAKEIWFIGHTPSETVENIKKHPEVNLAYATQDNKDYLSIAGKAELVDDKDKLDELWSTIYNAYFEHGKEDPKVQLIKVVPHGAEYWANGNSFANVFKISAAAVTDTAVGDSLGENFSITL; encoded by the coding sequence ATGAGTAAACAAGAACAAATGGATAAAATTCAAGCGCTGGTAAAAGAGGTTAAATACACCATGATGACTACTCGTACCAGCGACGATCATCTACATTCTTGCCCGATGAATACTACCGAAACTAGTATTGGTGCCAAAGAGATTTGGTTCATTGGTCATACACCATCTGAGACTGTTGAAAATATTAAAAAGCATCCTGAAGTCAATCTTGCCTATGCAACCCAAGATAACAAAGACTATCTGTCTATCGCAGGTAAAGCCGAACTGGTTGACGATAAAGACAAGCTCGACGAATTGTGGTCAACTATCTACAATGCTTACTTTGAGCATGGCAAAGAAGATCCAAAAGTGCAGTTGATAAAAGTAGTGCCGCACGGTGCAGAATATTGGGCTAATGGTAATTCATTCGCTAATGTATTTAAAATTTCTGCGGCAGCGGTAACAGATACGGCTGTTGGTGATAGTTTGGGCGAAAATTTCTCAATAACGCTATAA
- a CDS encoding pyridoxamine 5'-phosphate oxidase family protein: MSKQDHIDKIQDVIKDVKFAMMSTTNKKGDIHAWPMTTSETNLGVKEIWFIGDKTSDVVKDIQDDARIGLTYATQDAKNYVSISGNAELSTDKDKLDELWSPVYNAFFANGKEDENVQLIKVVPHGAECWISGSSVVNMFKMAAAAVQEGKTAEDMGETFSVTL; this comes from the coding sequence ATGAGTAAACAAGACCATATCGACAAAATTCAAGATGTCATCAAAGATGTTAAATTTGCGATGATGAGTACCACCAATAAAAAAGGTGATATTCATGCTTGGCCAATGACCACCAGTGAAACCAATCTTGGTGTAAAAGAAATTTGGTTTATCGGCGATAAAACATCAGATGTCGTAAAAGATATTCAAGACGACGCAAGAATTGGTTTGACTTATGCCACCCAAGATGCAAAAAACTATGTCTCTATCAGTGGTAATGCCGAACTATCAACCGATAAAGACAAACTAGATGAGTTGTGGTCGCCTGTTTATAATGCCTTTTTTGCTAACGGTAAAGAAGATGAGAACGTGCAACTGATTAAAGTCGTACCTCATGGTGCAGAGTGCTGGATTAGCGGTAGCTCGGTCGTAAATATGTTTAAAATGGCGGCAGCTGCGGTACAAGAAGGTAAAACGGCTGAAGACATGGGCGAGACTTTTTCAGTGACTTTATAA